In one Oscillospiraceae bacterium genomic region, the following are encoded:
- a CDS encoding magnesium transporter translates to MLSIHKTIGGKMTRLESIQDGCWVNLTYPSEDELNTVAATLAVEPTFLRAALDEEETSRIDTEDGQTLIIIDVPAVEKDDAVVYSTLPLGIIVTEKHIITVCLKESSIIKDFQDGLVKYAETQKRTRFILYMLLQVAKRFLQYLKQIDKIYNYMERQLYKSQRNKELIQLLDLEKSLVYFNTSLKANEVTLEKILRGRIITLYEEDHDLLEDVLIEVRQAIEMANIYSSIISGMMDAFASVISNNLNVIMKVLTSITILLTIPNIIFGFYGMNITTGLPLDQFWWIPLVFAAFVIGVVAIILKKKDLF, encoded by the coding sequence ATGCTCTCCATCCATAAGACCATCGGCGGCAAGATGACCAGGCTTGAGTCCATCCAGGACGGCTGCTGGGTCAACCTCACCTACCCCAGCGAGGACGAATTGAACACCGTGGCCGCCACCCTGGCGGTGGAGCCCACCTTCCTGCGGGCGGCCCTGGACGAGGAGGAGACCTCCCGCATCGACACCGAGGACGGGCAGACCCTCATTATCATCGACGTGCCCGCCGTGGAGAAGGACGACGCGGTGGTCTACTCCACCCTGCCCCTGGGCATCATCGTCACCGAAAAGCACATCATCACCGTCTGCCTGAAGGAGTCCTCCATCATCAAGGACTTCCAGGACGGGCTGGTGAAGTACGCGGAGACACAGAAGCGCACCCGCTTCATCCTCTATATGCTGCTCCAGGTGGCCAAGCGCTTCCTGCAGTACCTGAAGCAGATTGACAAGATCTACAACTATATGGAGCGGCAGCTCTACAAATCCCAGCGCAACAAGGAGCTCATCCAGCTGCTGGATCTGGAAAAGTCGCTGGTCTACTTCAACACCTCCCTCAAGGCCAACGAGGTGACGCTGGAGAAAATCCTCCGCGGGCGGATCATCACCCTGTACGAGGAGGACCACGACCTGCTGGAGGACGTGCTGATCGAGGTGCGCCAGGCCATCGAGATGGCCAACATCTACTCCTCCATCATCTCCGGCATGATGGACGCTTTTGCAAGCGTCATCTCCAACAACCTCAACGTCATCATGAAGGTGCTCACCTCCATCACCATCCTGCTCACCATCCCCAATATTATTTTTGGCTTCTACGGCATGAATATTACCACGGGGCTGCCCCTGGATCAGTTCTGGTGGATTCCCCTCGTCTTCGCCGCGTTCGTCATCGGCGTGGTGGCCATTATTCTGAAAAAGAAGGATCTGTTTTAG